Genomic window (Streptomyces cadmiisoli):
TGCGCCACCCGTGCCGCGACCTTCTACGGCAAGCTCGTCGACACGGTGGTGCAGGCCAAGGGCACCCGCGAGGCCGAGATGGCCAAGCTGCTGGAGAACACCTACCGGCACGTGAACATCGCCCTGGTCAACGAGATGGCGATGTTCTGCCGCGAGATCGGCGTAGACCTCTGGGACGCGATCCGCTGCGCCTCCACGAAGCCGTTCGGCTTCCAGGCCTTCCGGCCGGGCGCCGGAGTGGGCGGCCACTGCATCCCCATCGACCCGAACTACCTGTCGTTCAAGGTGCGTTCCTCGCTGGGCTACGACTTCCGGTTCGTCGGGCTCGCCCAGGAGATCAACCGGCGGATGCCGGAGTACGTCGTGCGCCGTGCCCAGGACCTGCTCAACGCCGCCGGCCGGCCGCTGCAGGGATCCCGGGTCCTGCTGCTCGGGGTCACCTACAAGCCCGACGTCGCCGACCAGCGCGAGACACCGGCCGTGCCGGTGGTCCGGCTGCTGCGGGCACGTCAGGCCGTGGTCCGCTTCCACGACCCGCACGTACCGGAGTGGTCCGTCGACGGTGCGCCCGTCACCCGGGTCGACGACCTCATGGCCGCCGTGCGCGAGCACGACCTCACGATCCTGCTCCAGGACCACTCCGCCTACGACCTGCCCGCCCTCGCGGACGCGGCCCGCCGTCTCTTCGACACCCGGGGGCGGATCTTCCGGCCCGGTGTCGAGGTGCTGTGACGGCCCGGGCGCCGCGCGGAGTTGAAAGGTGCACTGATGCGCATACTCGTCGTGACCGTCGTCCACCATCCCGAGGACGCGCGGATACTGCACCGGCAGATCGCCGCTCTGACCGGCCGCGGCCACCGGGTCGTGTACGCGGCGCCGTTCGCGGACCGCGGGGTGACACCGCGGTCCGACGTGGAGGGCGTGGACCTGCCGCGGGCCGTCGGCCGTGACCGCCGTACGGCGCTGCGGGCCGTCCGCGCGCTGCTGGCCGAGCGCGGGCCCGAGATGGACGTGGTGCTGCTGCACGACCCCGAGCTGCTGCTCGCCCTGCCGGGCACGCTGCGCGGCTGGCGGCGCGGCGGGCGGGGCCCGGTGACCGTGTGGGACGTGCACGAGGACACGGCCGCCGCGCTGGTGATGAAGCCCTGGCTGCCGCAGGTGCTGCGTCCCCCGCTGCGGCTCGCCGTACGGGCCGCGGAACACCTGGCCGAGCGGCATCTGCGGCTGCTGCTCGCCGAGGACGCCTACCAGTCCCGCTTCCGCCGCCCCCACCCGGTGGTGCCCAATCTGGTGTACGTGCCGGTGGAACAGCCCCGGCCGCCGGGCCCGGACGAGGTGGTCTACCTCGGCCATCTGTCGCGGGCGCGCGGCGCGCTCGACCTCGTCGAGACCGCCCGGCTGCTGCGCCCCGACATACGCGTCGTGGCCATCGGCGCGGCCGATCCCGACGTCCGCGACGCGCTGACCGAGGCCGACCGCCGGGGCGTCCTGCGCTGGTACGGCTACCTGCCCAACGACCTGGCGCTCGCGCGGCTCTCCGGGGCCCTGGCCGGTCTGTCCCTGCTGCACGACCAGCCCAACTACCGCCACTCACGGCCCACCAAGGTCGTCGAGTACATGGCGCACGGCGTCCCCGTCGTCACCACGCCGACCCCCCTGGCCGCCGACCTCGTGCGGCGGCACGGCTGCGGCCTCGTCGTCCCGTACGGGGACCCGGCGGCGGCCGCGGAAGCGGTACGGCGGCTGCGCGCCGACCGCGAGCTGCGGCGCGGCGCAGCCCGGCGCGGCCGGACCGCGGCCCTGGCCGAGCTCGACTGGTCGGACAAGGCGGGCGAGTTCGCTGCGTGGCTGGAGATCTGGACGAAGGAGGCAGCCGACGCCCGTGCCGAGCGCGGCCTCGGAACCCCCCTGCGCACACGCTGAGTCGGGCGGGCGGGCGCCCGGTCCGGCACGGCGACGGCAACGGCAACGGCGACGGCGACGGCGATGGTCCGGACGGAATCAGACGGGCCGTCAGCGGCAACAAGGTCATCCGGAGGGACGTTTGCGCATCACTGCGCGACGATGAGGTCTGAGGACGCGCGGGCGGGGTATGCCCGATCGCACCTCGACGGACCGGAACCGGAGGACACGGATGGCACAGTTGCGGCAAGAGGTCGACCCGGGCGAGGCCGGGCTGGATCCCAAGGCGCTCGACCGCCTCGACCAGCACTTCGCCCACCATGTCGACGAGGGCCGGCTGCCCGGCTTCCTCGTCCTGGTCGCCCGCAGCGGCCGGGTCGCCCATCTGACGACACACGGTCACCGCGACCTCGCCGCCGCGACTCCCGTCGAGCCCGACACGCTCTGGCGGATCTACTCCATGACCAAGCCGGTCACCTCGGTCGCCGCGCTGATGCTGATGGAGGAGGGGCGGCTGTCGCTCGACGACCCGGTCGCCCGCCACCTGCCCGCCTTCGCCGACGCGCGGGTCTACGACAGCGGTTCCGGCACCGGCACCGTGACCCGGCCGGCCGCCCGGCCGATGCTCGTCCGGCACCTGATGACCCACACCGCGGGCCTGACCTTCGCCTTCTACCACTCGCACCCCGTCGACGCCCTCTACCGCGAGGCCGGACTGGAGTCCTCGGTGCCGCCGGGCGCGGACCTCGCCGAGACGATCGACGTGTACGCGAGCCTGCCGCTTCAGTTCGAGCCGGGCACCCAGTGGAACTACTCCGTGGCCAGCAACGTCCTCGGCCGCATCATCGAGGTGGTGTCGGGCCGGCCGCTGGACGAGTTCTTCGCCGAGCGGATCTTCGGCCCGCTCGGGATGCCGGACGCCGGTTTCGAGGTCGACGGCGAACAGGCCCTCCGGCTGGCCGAGTTGTACGGGGAGAAGGAGGACGGCTCCGGAATCGAGCCGGTCCCCGGACTGCCGCTGCGCGGCCGCCCGCGCTTCCTGTCCGGCAGCGGCGGCATGGTGGCCGGCGCGTACGACGTGCACCGCTTCACGGAACTGCTGCGCCGCCGCGGGGAACTCGACGGCACCCGGCTGCTCACCCCCGAGACGGTCGGCCTGATGACCAGCAACCAGCTCCCCGGCGGCGCGGACCTGCGCTCCTTCGGCAGCCGCCCCGCCCACGACGAGCCCGGCAACGAGGGCGTCGGCTTCGGGCTCGGCGTCTCCGTGGTCGTCGACCCCGCCCGCACCGTCGCGCCCGCCGGCCTCGGCACGTACGGCTGGACCGGTGTGGCCACCACGACCTTCTGGGTCGACCCGGGCCGCGACCTCAGCGTGCAGTTCATGACGCAAGTGCGGCCGAGGGGCACCCACACGGTGTTCCGGGACCTCAAGCGGCTGGTCCACGAGGCGGTCACGGACTGACCCGCGCGCCACCGGGCGCCGCTGCCGTCGGGTCGCCCCGGCCCGGACGCCGGGGCGACCGCCCGCCAGTACACCGCCGTGACCGGCTCAGGACCAGTGGGCCACCGCGTCCAGGTGCGGCAGACGGTGGTCCAGCCGCTCCCGCTTCGTGCGCAGGTACGTGATGTTGTTCTCACTCGGCGCGATCAGCAGCGGGACCTCCTCGGCGACCTGGATGCCGTACCGCAGCAGCGCCTCGCGCTTGCGCGGGTTGTTCGACATCAGGCGCACCGAACGCACACCCAGGTCCCGCAGGATCTCGGCGGCGGCGCCGTAGTCGCGCGCGTCCACCGGCAGGCCGAGCGCGAGATTCGCCTCGACGGTGTCCAGGCCCTCCGCCTGGAGGGCCATCGCGCGCAGCTTGGCGAGCAGTCCTATCCCGCGGCCCTCGTGCCCTCTGAGATAGACGACGACACCGCGTCCCTCGGCGACGACGGCACGCAGCGCGGAAGCCAGTTGGTCGCCGCACTCGCAGTGCTGCGAGCCGAAGGCGTCCCCGGTCAGGCACTCCGAATGCAGCCGGGTGAGGACCTGCTCGGTGCCGATGTCGCCGTAGACCAGGGCCACTTGGTCGACACCACGGTCGTGGTCCACATAGCCGACCGCGTCGAATTTGCCGTACACGGTGGGCAAGGGAGCATTCACGACGCGTTCCACGCCCGTGCGCTGCGCTGACTTCTTGCCGATTATGCCAAGGTTTTCTGTCATGATCTGAGTTCCTCAACAGAGACGAAAGGCCGTGAAAAGATGAGTGGTTCGGGAACCCGGTCGGTGCCGCACGGTCTGCTGCCGTCCGACACCACGCTGGACGTTCGGGCGCGCGCGGCCGGTGTCCCGCGGCAGGTCGCCGTCCTGCCCGTCGGCAGTTTCGAGCAGCACGGTCCGTACCTGCCGCTCGCGACCGACACGCTCGTCGCCTGCGCCATCGCCCGGGAGATCGCCGACGCGTATCCGGTGCACCTCCTCCCTCCGGTGACGGTCTCCTGCTCGCACGAGCACGCGGGCTGGCCGGGGACCGTCAGCATCTCCTCAGTGACCCTTCACGCGGTGATACGGGACATGGCGGCGTCGTTGCGCCGTTCGGGTGTCGAGGCCCTGGTCCTCGTCAACGGGCACGGCGGCAACTACGTCCTGGGCAACGTCGTTCAGGAGTCCTCCGCGCGGGGCGAGTCGATGGCGCTGTTCCCGGCCGCGGAGGACTGGGAGGAGGCGCGGGAGCGGGCCGGGGTGCGGACCTCGCTGCTCACCGACATGCATGCGGGGGAAATCGAGACCTCCATCCTTCTGCACACTCATCCGGAAATGGTCAGGCCCGGTTATGAGAGCGCCGATTTCATCGCGGACGACCGGCGCCGGCTGCTCACCGTGGGCATGTCCGCCTATACCGATTCGGGCGTCATCGGCCGTCCTTCACTCGGCGCCGCGGAAAAGGGGAAGGAACTGCTCGCCGCTCTCACCGATTCCTTCGGAGCGTATTTCGAGTTGCTCACTTCGGCATCCGTGCCGGCGGACGGCGTGCGGCGGGCGGCCGGCAGCGACCCGGAGTAGTCGCCGTCCGGTGCGTGGCCCGGCGCCGCGTCCGGCGCCGCGGAGGCGGCCCGGGCGCGCAGGGCCGCGCACCAGCGGGCGACCAGCACCAGGGCGCCGGGCGCACTCGCCGCGAAGCTGAGCACGCCGTACACGACGGCGACGGCCAGGCCGTTGCCGGCCCCCAGTCCGGCGGCCCCGAACGCCCAGGCCGTGACGCCCTCCCTGGGCCCCCAGCCGCCGACGTTGAGCGGCACGCTCATGGCCAGCAGCGCGAGGACGGCGAGCGGCAGCAGCACGGTCACCGAGGCCGACGTTCCGGTGACCCGGGCGGCGAGCAGGAACGTCGCGACGTACCCCGCGAGGACGACGACGGACGCCCCGAGGACGCCCGGACCGTTGCGGCGGGACAGCAGGGCCTCGCGCGCCTCCGCCAGGAAAGCGCGGCCCTTGCCGCCGCCGGGCCCGCGGTTCATCCGCAGGGCGAGCACGATCGCGAGCGCGCCCAGCGCGGCGAACACCGACAGCACCACGGCGTGCCGGGTCCCGGCCATGACGGGCGACGGCACGGTCAGCAGGACCGCCACGCCCAGCACGGCCAGGACGCCCTGGCCGGCGGTCCGTTCGAGGACCACCGAGCGCACACCGCGGCCCAGGTCACCGGCGCTGCGCCCGTGGTGCACCGCGCGGTGCACATCACCGACGACGCCGCCGGGCAGGGCGGCGTTCAGGAACAGCGCACGGTAGTAGTCGGCCAGGGCGGACCCGAACGGCAGCCGGATGCCCAGTCCCCGTGCCACCAACTGCCAGCGCCAGGCACTGAACACGGTGGTGACCAGGCCGATGCCGACCGCCGCGGCCAGCGTGGGCGCGTCGATACGGCGCAGCCCGTCCAGGAAGACACCGGTGCCCAGGCGCCACAGCAGGACGCCGAGGATGGCGATGCCCGCGACGGTGCCGAGATGGGTGCGCAGGACACGTCCGAGGCCGCGGCGGGCGGCAGGCGCGGCGGTGCCGTCCGCACCGGGCGGCGGCGTGCCGGGCCGGGCCGGGGTCGGCGCGTGGGCCGCCGGGGACACCTCGACCGGTCCGTCGTGCAGAAGCCGTGCCGTAACCGTGCGCGGTGCCCGGGCCGTGGACGCCGGGCCCTGCGGCAGGACACGGCCGGCCGCGCCCGCCGTCGCGGGACGAGTCGCCGCCGCCGGACCGTCCGGCGGCACGTCCCGCCCTGTCGCAGCGGGCGGGTGCGGCTGCGACCGCGGTCGCGGGACCCTCGGCGCGGTGGCGACGGGGCGCGCGTTCGCCGCCGTCGGGCGGGGGCGGTCGTTCGTCCCGCCCGAGCGCAGCAGCCGCGTCGTGTCCGCGAGCGCGGTCCGCGCGCTCATGACGCCGAGCCCGTCGGCCCGGTGAGCGCCAGGAGGTCGCTGTGGTGCACGACGACCCGCAACTCCCCGGCCGCGCACGCGTCCAGACGGGCCGCGAGGTAACCCTCGGCGCGATCCGCCAGCTCCGGGCGCTGTTCCACCGCCGCGCCCACCCAGCCGCGCAGCCATTGCGCGGTCAGCGCGGACTCCGCCGGGCCGAGCCGCCAGGGGCTGGGCTGCACCCGGACGTCGGCCCCGTGGGCGGCGAACGCCTCGCACGCCGCCGTGACCGCGTCCGGGCCGAGCAGGCCGCCGCGCCGCTGGTGGGCGTTGAACGCCTCTGCGATCTCCGCGTCGAGGGGGTCGGCCGGGGTGAGCTCGACCCGGCCGACCACGGACAGCGTCAGCAGCGCCGGACAGCCCGCCCCGGCGCACGCGGCGGCGAGGGTGTCGAGTTCCTCGCGGGTGAGCACGTCGAGCAGCGCGGACGCCGTCACCAGGGAGGCGCCGCGCAGCGCGTCGGGGGTCAGCCGGGCGACGTCGCCGCGGCGGGTCTCCACCGTGACATGGCCGCCGTCGCCGGCGGCCCGCGGGGAGCCGGCGGCCGCGAAGTGCAGGAGGTAGGGGTCGCGGTCGTGCAGGATCCAGTGCTGGGCGCCGTCCAGCCGCGGGGCGAGCCAACGGCCCATCGATCCGGTGCCGCAGCCCAGGTCGTGCACGACGATCCCGCTCGGCCGTCCCGCGAGCCGGGCGCGCAAGGTGTCGAGCAGCTCCGGCGCCCGCGCGACCGCGTCGGCGCCCTCGCGCAGCTCCAGCCATTCCGGCGCGTACCGGGCGGGCTCCTCGGGATCGGCGTCACGCAGCCGGACCGTGGGCCGTTCCCCGGCCGCGACGACGGGTCCGGAACCGGCGCCCGCTCCGCCCGCGGGGGCGGCCGGCGGGGCGGTCCCGGCGGTCGTCCCCTCGTCCGTCGGCGGTGTGCGGCCGTCGGCCGGCTGTTCGCCCACCCCGTGCTCCTCACCCCGCGGTCCCGGTCCGGCCGGGACCTGCGCGGCCGTCGTCGTCCTCCTCATGCCGCCCTCCGGGGTTCGTTCGGAAGCCGGCTCAGGACGCCGGCCAGGCTTTTCGCCGTCGTCGCCCAGCCGTCGAGCGCGGCCCGGCGGCTGCGGGCCGCCGACTTCAGACGGCGCCGCACGTCGGCCTCACCGAACCAGCCACGCAGTTCGGCGGCGAGGGCG
Coding sequences:
- a CDS encoding nucleotide sugar dehydrogenase — translated: MRGQQTEPLGETSEPLGDKDSTDDVELAVIGLGYVGLPLAREAAETGLRVVGLDRDPRVVEALNSGRSHVDDVSDDEVRRMLAARFRAHTDDACLARAQTVVICVPTPLSPDGGPDLDAVTSAVRSVAGRLRRGRLVVLESTTYPGTTDEVVRPLLEEISGLRAGTDFALAFSPERIDPGATTHGLRETPKVVGGVTPGCATRAATFYGKLVDTVVQAKGTREAEMAKLLENTYRHVNIALVNEMAMFCREIGVDLWDAIRCASTKPFGFQAFRPGAGVGGHCIPIDPNYLSFKVRSSLGYDFRFVGLAQEINRRMPEYVVRRAQDLLNAAGRPLQGSRVLLLGVTYKPDVADQRETPAVPVVRLLRARQAVVRFHDPHVPEWSVDGAPVTRVDDLMAAVREHDLTILLQDHSAYDLPALADAARRLFDTRGRIFRPGVEVL
- a CDS encoding glycosyltransferase; translation: MRILVVTVVHHPEDARILHRQIAALTGRGHRVVYAAPFADRGVTPRSDVEGVDLPRAVGRDRRTALRAVRALLAERGPEMDVVLLHDPELLLALPGTLRGWRRGGRGPVTVWDVHEDTAAALVMKPWLPQVLRPPLRLAVRAAEHLAERHLRLLLAEDAYQSRFRRPHPVVPNLVYVPVEQPRPPGPDEVVYLGHLSRARGALDLVETARLLRPDIRVVAIGAADPDVRDALTEADRRGVLRWYGYLPNDLALARLSGALAGLSLLHDQPNYRHSRPTKVVEYMAHGVPVVTTPTPLAADLVRRHGCGLVVPYGDPAAAAEAVRRLRADRELRRGAARRGRTAALAELDWSDKAGEFAAWLEIWTKEAADARAERGLGTPLRTR
- a CDS encoding serine hydrolase domain-containing protein yields the protein MAQLRQEVDPGEAGLDPKALDRLDQHFAHHVDEGRLPGFLVLVARSGRVAHLTTHGHRDLAAATPVEPDTLWRIYSMTKPVTSVAALMLMEEGRLSLDDPVARHLPAFADARVYDSGSGTGTVTRPAARPMLVRHLMTHTAGLTFAFYHSHPVDALYREAGLESSVPPGADLAETIDVYASLPLQFEPGTQWNYSVASNVLGRIIEVVSGRPLDEFFAERIFGPLGMPDAGFEVDGEQALRLAELYGEKEDGSGIEPVPGLPLRGRPRFLSGSGGMVAGAYDVHRFTELLRRRGELDGTRLLTPETVGLMTSNQLPGGADLRSFGSRPAHDEPGNEGVGFGLGVSVVVDPARTVAPAGLGTYGWTGVATTTFWVDPGRDLSVQFMTQVRPRGTHTVFRDLKRLVHEAVTD
- the ribA gene encoding GTP cyclohydrolase II encodes the protein MTENLGIIGKKSAQRTGVERVVNAPLPTVYGKFDAVGYVDHDRGVDQVALVYGDIGTEQVLTRLHSECLTGDAFGSQHCECGDQLASALRAVVAEGRGVVVYLRGHEGRGIGLLAKLRAMALQAEGLDTVEANLALGLPVDARDYGAAAEILRDLGVRSVRLMSNNPRKREALLRYGIQVAEEVPLLIAPSENNITYLRTKRERLDHRLPHLDAVAHWS
- a CDS encoding creatininase family protein codes for the protein MSGSGTRSVPHGLLPSDTTLDVRARAAGVPRQVAVLPVGSFEQHGPYLPLATDTLVACAIAREIADAYPVHLLPPVTVSCSHEHAGWPGTVSISSVTLHAVIRDMAASLRRSGVEALVLVNGHGGNYVLGNVVQESSARGESMALFPAAEDWEEARERAGVRTSLLTDMHAGEIETSILLHTHPEMVRPGYESADFIADDRRRLLTVGMSAYTDSGVIGRPSLGAAEKGKELLAALTDSFGAYFELLTSASVPADGVRRAAGSDPE
- a CDS encoding class I SAM-dependent methyltransferase, producing the protein MRRTTTAAQVPAGPGPRGEEHGVGEQPADGRTPPTDEGTTAGTAPPAAPAGGAGAGSGPVVAAGERPTVRLRDADPEEPARYAPEWLELREGADAVARAPELLDTLRARLAGRPSGIVVHDLGCGTGSMGRWLAPRLDGAQHWILHDRDPYLLHFAAAGSPRAAGDGGHVTVETRRGDVARLTPDALRGASLVTASALLDVLTREELDTLAAACAGAGCPALLTLSVVGRVELTPADPLDAEIAEAFNAHQRRGGLLGPDAVTAACEAFAAHGADVRVQPSPWRLGPAESALTAQWLRGWVGAAVEQRPELADRAEGYLAARLDACAAGELRVVVHHSDLLALTGPTGSAS